The nucleotide sequence TATGAAAGAGAACTTAtataaatcataataataataataataatgataatattaataataataataataatagtaataataataataataataataataataataataataataataataataataatagtaataataaatgaataaataaataagcaaataaataaataaataagtaaaacaaacaaataaaagtccATCATTCCAAGGCAGCGTTTACACGTTTTACTCAAGTTGTTAGCTATGAGAGGAAATCATGAATGACAGCTGCACAGAATATCGTGCACGAACAGAAATAATTACACTTTCTTAAAACGTTTTGTCTTCTGGTCTCAGAATACTTTCAGCAGGTTCTAGTATAAGTTATTATGATTTCCacgggtgttttcgtgattctggtgataatttaacaaggattccgcATCAGCAATGAgaaaaaacatccatgagaacccagctcatcatctgtgtggcctctgaaaatagtcctcCAGAGAACATTTTTTTAAGAATGTCGGCTTGTCACTCGTCCATAGTGTGACAATAGCATGTACTCGCGCATCCCGCTACGCAGAACCAGCAAGAAAAGCGTGTTGCACACATTCCACATTCATAACCCAAGACAGACGCAGGCCCACACACTGCAGGGAAAGTTTATAAAAATGATACGCTGAGGTTTCAGTTTCTTATCCTCACGTATATAccacttcattctttcttgcTTTACTTATGAATTTTTCTGTGGCAGATTTCgttgttttcatttcctgtacGCTCACCTCATTCTTTAATTCATATTGTTTCACTTGCAGTATCTCATCTCGCTTTTAAGTTTGTAATTTACGTATGAAGCGTGGCACTTTCTGGTTTTATCCTGGCCTAAACTTTTCTCTACCTGTCTTACCGCTCTTCTGTAGCGAGGCAAAcgagaagaaagtgagaaacaagaaaataggcAAAGTCGCGCTCACGTCACTCGCTGCCGCCTCCCGGACACCCCAACACGACCTGCAGACACGCACCAAaaattcgttcgttcgttcgttcgttcgttcgttcgttcgttcgagagagagagagagagagagagagagagagagagagagagagagagagagagagagagtgcgtgttaTGAGTTTTTAGCATCATTTTCCTCACCACGTTTTATAAAAATTCCCCCAACGTCTTTCCCAATCGAGGATTCACTGGTTTCCTGACatcaaatacataaaataaagtaaCCAAACTAAAAAACAACTAAGTTAATTATCCCACAAAGAAATAttgtacaaataaataaataaattaattaattaattaattgataaacaaacaaataatacaataacaaaGAAAGTTGACTAcggttatggaaaaaaaagtattaattcTTACTCAGCCTACAAATTCTAAACCTACTGTATTCTCTGCCATTCAGGTAATTGCCTAGAAGgacagttagaaaaaaaaagttagctcAGGGAAGAGGTTATTTTACACTATCAATGAGTTGTAGAAGGAAATCAAATATATACAGCTTCCACTTTGACCAAAAAATTTGTGACTTAAAGGATTCATGAGAAGCATTGCATTTTCTTGTGCACATGATGATTTTGTTGTTTCCTTATGTTAAGAGTAGTCAAGCTAGGGAACATACCAATGGATTCAGAAACAGCATTCTCAAATATATTGGCATATTTACTGGCTCCAGTGGCACTTAATGTGGTTCCCAAAGATGTTTTTAATAATTCTAGTGATAGGTTAACACATTCATATCTATACTACACTGTCAATAGTAAATATAGCATTACTTCATGGCACTAATGCCACAGGCTGTTGTCTATGCAGtcccattttcctgtttttaagACTGAGAAGACACACTGTCCATCATGGTGAACATACTGTTTCCATCTCCTCAACCTCTTGCTGGATGAGACTGAATATTAGGTGCTCATGGTTGGGGAATAATGAGCAGACACAGCCACACCGTACGAAAACATGACTTCAACAATAGTTGATCATTAATTCACATATAACCAATGAATAAAACTAGACCACAATATGTATAGTAGTTTCCACCTCTTTAAAAAGCACAGCACTGCTATTGAAAGCCAGCTACAAGTACAGTGTTTATATTTATAAGTGCTTCTACATGACACACTTTCTCATTGAACATACATAATATTGTAGGGGGTCATCTTGTATGCACAAATTTTCAAAACTCGAGTATGAAACCacattaccataactaaagacaACACTTGAGCATGATCCCAGGTACTGATTTGTTTGCTGAACCTGAGGAGTGTGTAGTTTTTTTCATTTAGGGATGGCAGGGTTGCGTTTggtcatttttcatttctttgaaAGGACTGCTGCAATTTCTGCACAATCACACAATCTTTGTTTTAATTAAGTGACCATTTCTCACTATGCTGCTactccctttattttcctttattttcctttctgctCCCTCTTTGACCACTCCTACATACTCTTGCTACCTCATTTACTAGAGTCTCCTTGTCCTGCAGATCAAGAACAATGGGACGCTGCAAGTGCCTCGCATGGAGTTTGGTTTCCTTCTGTGCAACGCGTCCTCAGTCACAACTGATGACTCCACACATTACTGGGATTATTATGTAGAGTGAGTTTAAAACGGAATGATGTCCACTCATACCTCATAAtcacttttgcattttttttttaaactttgttattattcttcatAGGAAATTACTCCTCAAAATCATCTGAATGTTTCATGCtgctgaaatacacacacatatatatatatatatatatatatatatatatatatatatatatatatatatatatatatatatatatatatatatatatatatatatatatatatatatatatatatctttttcttcAACCATCTGTGAATGCTACATCTCTTTCCTGACTGATGTCACTGTGTCTACTAAGGggtataaataataagaaatattcTGTTAAACTGTCCAGCTGAGCTGACTAAATTTAACAGTTTAGCAGTTAATTAATAATGTTACTGTAGTTAGAGTACATGACCCTCTAgcaacaagttttttttataaagtttcaTGCCAAGATACTAGGGAGTCAGATTATAAAAGACACTAAAATTTTGTTATTGCTGCAAGAAAACTAACCCCTATAATCTTCATATGCATCCCAATGGTGGATAAAAACTaatgactgaaaagaaaattccttttccatttctttaaaGTATCTATCATAGTATTCCCCTCATATTAACTGTAATTGTATTGTGTCCTGCAGGTGGGAGATGCCTACAGAAGCTGAGAAGGACAATTCAGTATTCCAGATGGGTAACGAGTACCAGATGCCCCATTCCTACATTGTCTTCCAAGAGTTTAAGTCAAATTTCACTGGAAGATACAGGTGTCGTCTCCACTTCCGCAGCAATCTAGTTGGATTACACACTGTCTACCTCACCCTCCCTGATTCTCCAAGCCTTACATCAACCACCCCATGATTTTTGGTATGATAGGAGAGGTAGAAGAGCTGTGAAAGATTTAACATACCCAGAACTCCTTTTATGGAAAACCTTCTATATTTTAATATGTGACAGCAGCCTTTCAATTACACTTGTATGTTGTGTGctgaattatttattttgtaaaaataaaatgatgattaATAATGATTAGTTTTCAATGTTTATTCCAAATGACATGATGAATTGATGCACATCTTTACATcacaaagataaaagatacaaattaataaaaatgtatgtaaaacaTTTTCCTTGGTAGGAAGGACACAGATTAACAACACACGCTGCACTGTGTTACAAAATGTGactaaaaaggagggagacaggagacAGGGAACAGTTTCCTCCACGTTTTCAATCTTATGGCTATCCCAGTTCAAAAGGAATGTCAGCCATTAAATAATGTCAGTACATTAAATAATAGCTAAATATGTggaaaaataccctatatgtaTAGTGTGCATATCCCTGACTTACAATGCGAAAATACTTCTCAATATTGTATGTTCACTGAATTAGTGTCTTGAGCTCACTCCACCAAGATTAATTTTTTCACCTCAATAAAAATGAGACTCAGCCTTGCCTGGCAAGTGCAAGCCTTGCATCAACTAACCTTTAAATATTGTCACATCAACATCACTACCTCTTAATAATCGATTCCAGCTTCTTCACCTCACTAGCATATCCTGCATTGCTAGTCCAGGGGGTTTCCAAGATGAGAGGAAGATCATTGAAGCGATCACAGTTCATCACTCGCCGGAACCCCTCCAGGCCAATGGTTCCCTTGCCTATGTTCTCATGTCGGTCCAGGTGGTCACCAGGTTTTCCTGAAAGATGTTGAGGTGATTATGCAATGTATATGAATTATGTACAAGGATGACTGAAACAATGAATGTTTAGGATAAAAATATTTACAccataaactactactacaaacaagaaactgaagagaagagtgcagaaaattaaaacagaGTAGATGCAGTGAATGCCTTAAGAGCTGAGTGATGTAGAATGGACCATAAAAATTTTGATTCATTTTTATCCtcttaaatataaaaagaaaaaatcacacacCTTTCGAATCATTGATGTGAAGTCCTCGAAGAAACTGCCACCCAATTATCTTTTCAAAGTCATGAGAGAACTCTTGAAACCCTTCCTCAGTGGAAAGGTCATATCCTGTgggaacaaaaagaacaataaaccaaaAATAGCAACACATTACAAATCTACTAATCACTAGGGCCCTTCTAAAAGCCTATTTATCATACACTTAATTAACACAAGCAAATTGATCAAG is from Scylla paramamosain isolate STU-SP2022 chromosome 9, ASM3559412v1, whole genome shotgun sequence and encodes:
- the LOC135103571 gene encoding uncharacterized protein LOC135103571; translation: MSAASPCTMLAAVVVILVMVVAHGFAGVNAGEMDHFIHVRSSVKTDEIKNNGTLQVPRMEFGFLLCNASSVTTDDSTHYWDYYVEWEMPTEAEKDNSVFQMGNEYQMPHSYIVFQEFKSNFTGRYRCRLHFRSNLVGLHTVYLTLPDSPSLTSTTP